ATGAGGGTAAGCCCTCACTGTACGCGCCTGTATATAAAAACCTTCATATTCTATCAAGTGGTCTTGGATACCGGCAAATTCCTGATTTGAAATTTGTTTTATAAACACTGAAGGTTGAACATAAGAAAATTTTTTAGCAGCTTTTATCTTGCTCATAAAATCTTCTTTACTTATCTGAAAAAGGTTACAAAAGTCAAGCGTATAAGCTACCTTTACCTCTTTTGGTATTACCATAAGGTCATAAACCGGTGAGTTGAATACCAATAGTTTTCCATTCCTGTCATAAATAAGTCCGCGGTATGGGTATTCAATTATTTTCTGGATGATGTTATTTTCAGCAGCTAATTTATAAGTGCTGTCTAATACCTGGATAGAAAAGAGCTTCACTAGATAAATTATACCTGCTATAATTATGACACTTGCTATGATATATTTGCGGTTTTTATTCATTATCTTCTTTTTTTAGAATAAAAGAATAAATACTGTATAATTACAATAACAACGAAAGTAAAAATGGCGCTGAAAAAAGCTTTCGCTAATGTAAAAAAGAACATCCTGGCGCTGGCTATTTCGATATAAAATAACGCAACATGATGGACAAAAATAAGTATACTGGAATATATGCTAAACCATTGTAAACCCAATAATTTTATAGAAATATTTGCCCTCGGTTCATAATCACTTCCTGGAGTGAGTGCTTTTATCACAAAAGGTCTGATAAATGCTATTATCACACACGAAGCAGTATGAATGCCTAAAGTATCATAAAAAATATCTACAACAAAACCCGTAACAAAACCCAGGATCAACAATATTAACGGTGGGGTTTCAAGAGGAAGTAAAAGTATAAAAGCAATATATACAAAACAGAATGCAATATTGAACAGCACAGCGTTTCTTAGTAAAATTAGCTGTATAGCTGTAAATAATAAGAAATAAAATATTTGTATAGGGATGCTTTTACCGGTCATTGTAAATTACGAATGACGAATGACGAATTACGAATTCTTACTTCGTCATTCGTACTTCGTCATTCTTCATTTTTAATTCAGGTTTTATTTTTATTTTTTCTTTTTCTTGCTGTTTTTATAGATGTAACAAATATTGCTGTTAGTTGATTGGCTTCATCCCATAGAGGATTTATAAGATCAGAATATTTAGAATTATGTTTTTTACTATCTATATCTTTCAATATTTCAAGAAAAAAAGCTGATTCATCTACTTCTTCTTCTACGATCTTTAATTTATTAATAAAATCTTTGTTTGATTTTGCTCTACAAGATGCTCTATAATTAGCCCCTACTGAACTGGCACATCTGATCAATTGTCCTTTATAAATCCTAAAAGCCGGAGTATCAGGTAACTGATCACAAAGATAAAATATATTCAGAGCAAACCTTTTAGTACTATCTTTTAAATCACGCATAATATTTAAATACGAATTACGAAATACGAATTCGTACTTCGTCATTCGTCATTCGTACTTCGTCATTCGTCATTCGTCATTCGTACTTCGTCATTCGTACTTCCTCATTCGTACTTCGTCATTCGTCATTCGTCATTCGTACTTCGTCATTCGTGCTTCGTAATTCGTACTTCGTCATTCGTAATTCGTCATTTCTAACGAATCTTTTTCTGCAGCTAATATATTTTTTTCTGCTATATAAACATATGACAAACTTTGAAAGTTGACAGATAGCTTTACTCTGATGTCATGAAAGGTTTTTTCTTCCAGAATGTTGAAATCTTCAATAATACCGATCATAATTCCTTCTGGGAAAATAGCATTAAAACTCGAAGTAACAATAGTATCTCCCCAGGAAAGATTCACATGCCGTGGTATGTATAAAAGATTTGCTATTAAAGAGTTTTTTCCATCCCATCTTAAAGAGCCGAATATACCGTTTTTCTTAATTTGAGCAGATACATACATATCTGAATGTAATATTGATATAGCTGTTGAAAAATGTTCTGAGCAGGCTTTTATTTTTCCAACGATACCTTGGTGAGATATTACCGCCATGCCAGGAGTAATACCGCTTTTACTGCCTTTGTCAATAGTTATGTAATTGTTTATACGCTTGACAGAATTGTTAATTACTTTTGCAGGTATGAAATTATATTTCTTTAGAATATCTTCACCTGGTAGCTGGGCAGTGTACACATTATCAATAAATTTATCTTTTGCTATCAGCGCTTTTAATTGTGCATTTTCTTCGATCAAACGAGTATTTTCATTTTTTAATTTTGAATTTAAAGTCAAAAAATCATATA
Above is a window of Cytophagales bacterium DNA encoding:
- a CDS encoding Rod shape-determining protein MreD, which gives rise to MLLLPLETPPLILLILGFVTGFVVDIFYDTLGIHTASCVIIAFIRPFVIKALTPGSDYEPRANISIKLLGLQWFSIYSSILIFVHHVALFYIEIASARMFFFTLAKAFFSAIFTFVVIVIIQYLFFYSKKRR
- a CDS encoding four helix bundle protein; translated protein: MMRDLKDSTKRFALNIFYLCDQLPDTPAFRIYKGQLIRCASSVGANYRASCRAKSNKDFINKLKIVEEEVDESAFFLEILKDIDSKKHNSKYSDLINPLWDEANQLTAIFVTSIKTARKRKNKNKT
- the mreC gene encoding rod shape-determining protein MreC; this translates as MQRLFLFLFRFRAFFFFIFLETICGWLIIQNNNYQSASFFNSSNQFVSNVILFSNNLYDFLTLNSKLKNENTRLIEENAQLKALIAKDKFIDNVYTAQLPGEDILKKYNFIPAKVINNSVKRINNYITIDKGSKSGITPGMAVISHQGIVGKIKACSEHFSTAISILHSDMYVSAQIKKNGIFGSLRWDGKNSLIANLLYIPRHVNLSWGDTIVTSSFNAIFPEGIMIGIIEDFNILEEKTFHDIRVKLSVNFQSLSYVYIAEKNILAAEKDSLEMTNYE